The sequence GTTGTTCGCCCCGCAATCCGGCGATAAACTCCGCACTCGAATCGCCGACGAAGTCCGTGAACAGGTCCGCCAGGCCGAAGCACGTCTCAAAGACCTGGACACCCGCTTCCAATCCCTCGAAACGCGGCTCTCCGCCGCCGGCCAGGACGTAACCCGGCGGGTGCGCACCGCCGCCGAGCAGGCGCGCGATACCGTACTGCCCACCCTCGATGCCGCCGCGGAAGCGGCACGGATCGACGAAAAAGAATTGGGACAGGACCTCCGTCATATGACCCGCCGTTAATGCGTCGGCGGGACATCGGCACAGGATCAAAGCTGTTCTCGCGCTCGTTGGACGATCTCGCGGGTTCGCCTGCGTCGTTCTTGATTTATCTCATAAAAACGAGGTACGGATATGCCTTATCCCGAAGCACTGGTACAGCCGATGCGCGCCGAACTCACTCGCCTGGGTGTCGAGGAGTTGCGCGATATGACGGAAGTAGACGAGGCGTTTGATGCGCTGGAAGAGGGCACGGCCCTCCTGGTCGTCAACTCGGTCTGCGGATGTGCGGCCGCCAATGCACGCCCCGCCGTCGCCATGGCCATGCAGGCCCCTGTTCAGCCGGATCGTTATCTCACGGTCTTCGCCGGCCAGGACCTCGAGGCTACGGCCCGCGCCCGGGATTACCTGCGCGGCATCCCGCCTTCCTCCCCGTTTATGGCGCTGCTGAAGGACGGAGACCCGGTCTACGTCCTCGAACGCCGCCACATCGAAGGCCGCAGCGCCAGCGCCATCGCGATGGATCTCGTGAATGCCTACGCGAAATACTGCGGCACGGACGCCGTCCCCCAGGATGGCCCCGAACGCCCGCAGACGCCGGAATGGGGCCATCAAGGCATCCCGCCTACCTTCCGCTCGATTCGCTGATCGGTTAGGCGGGGGGATTCCGCTTGTGGGAATACAGCTCGTGGAAATACAGCGCCGCCAGGTAGCCCGCGCCGGCTCCTGCGGCGCTCACGATGCCCACCCATGCCGGCTCCAACCGATACGTAAGCGCCACCACGGCCAGAAACGGTAGACTCCGTAG is a genomic window of Rhodothermales bacterium containing:
- a CDS encoding YtxH domain-containing protein, producing the protein MKSSSALSLLASAASGFALGVAAGLLFAPQSGDKLRTRIADEVREQVRQAEARLKDLDTRFQSLETRLSAAGQDVTRRVRTAAEQARDTVLPTLDAAAEAARIDEKELGQDLRHMTRR
- a CDS encoding BrxA/BrxB family bacilliredoxin — encoded protein: MPYPEALVQPMRAELTRLGVEELRDMTEVDEAFDALEEGTALLVVNSVCGCAAANARPAVAMAMQAPVQPDRYLTVFAGQDLEATARARDYLRGIPPSSPFMALLKDGDPVYVLERRHIEGRSASAIAMDLVNAYAKYCGTDAVPQDGPERPQTPEWGHQGIPPTFRSIR